One Actinoplanes missouriensis 431 DNA segment encodes these proteins:
- a CDS encoding class I SAM-dependent methyltransferase, translating into MTDIEQAYENVSGLYIDLFGSVESAHAEDLALIARHLGGRVVDAGCGPGHLTGYLRGLGADVTGIDLTPSFVAHARATHPGIEFRVESMDDLEVTDLDGILAWYSTIHRHPDEMDAVLARFRRAVRPGGSLVIGFFVGDEVAAFDHKVTTAYRWPPDAMATRLERAGFTEIERLLRPAGDGHRTHGAIAARAIN; encoded by the coding sequence ATGACCGACATCGAGCAGGCCTATGAGAACGTCTCCGGCCTCTACATCGACCTGTTCGGGTCGGTGGAGAGTGCGCACGCCGAGGACCTGGCGCTGATCGCCCGCCATCTGGGCGGGCGGGTCGTCGACGCCGGGTGCGGTCCCGGCCACCTGACCGGATACCTGCGCGGGCTCGGCGCCGACGTGACCGGAATCGATCTGACGCCGTCGTTCGTGGCGCACGCCCGGGCGACGCATCCCGGCATCGAGTTCCGGGTCGAGTCGATGGACGACCTCGAGGTCACCGATCTCGACGGCATCCTCGCCTGGTACTCCACGATCCACCGGCATCCCGACGAGATGGACGCCGTGCTGGCCCGGTTCCGCCGTGCCGTCCGGCCGGGCGGGAGTCTGGTGATCGGGTTCTTCGTCGGTGACGAGGTGGCGGCTTTCGATCACAAGGTGACGACGGCCTACCGGTGGCCGCCGGACGCGATGGCCACCCGGCTGGAGCGCGCCGGTTTCACCGAGATCGAACGGTTGCTCCGCCCTGCCGGAGACGGCCACCGCACGCACGGCGCGATCGCGGCCCGGGCGATCAACTGA
- a CDS encoding SDR family NAD(P)-dependent oxidoreductase, whose protein sequence is MIDCAIVTGAAGGLGRHLALGLARTGYGIVVADTDERAAGECARLVEASGVPARALRADVRDRHDRDRVLAAARELGGPRVLVNNAGGWTPGDQYPHAAESAWTATIELNLIAPMALSQLVIPAMRERGGGAIVNIASSGGIGAEAYGSPEYGAAKAGLIRFTATLGGLGDVRVMCVAPDWIGLDRAQTRWRAMSAAERAASRPLIPPGEVIAAVLDLIRAGAGGQVVEIWGGDPPDRK, encoded by the coding sequence ATGATCGATTGCGCGATTGTCACTGGCGCCGCTGGCGGACTGGGGCGGCACCTCGCCCTCGGACTGGCCCGCACCGGCTACGGCATCGTCGTCGCCGACACCGATGAGCGGGCCGCCGGGGAATGCGCCCGCCTGGTCGAGGCGTCCGGCGTGCCGGCCCGGGCCCTGCGCGCCGACGTCCGCGATCGCCACGACCGGGACCGCGTCCTGGCGGCGGCCCGCGAGCTCGGCGGACCCCGAGTGCTGGTCAACAACGCCGGTGGCTGGACGCCGGGGGACCAGTACCCGCACGCCGCCGAGAGCGCCTGGACCGCGACGATCGAGCTCAACCTGATCGCCCCGATGGCGCTCAGCCAGCTGGTCATCCCCGCCATGCGGGAGCGCGGCGGCGGGGCGATCGTCAACATCGCGTCGAGTGGCGGGATCGGCGCGGAGGCCTACGGCTCGCCCGAGTACGGCGCGGCCAAGGCCGGGCTGATCCGGTTCACCGCGACCCTCGGCGGGCTCGGCGACGTCCGGGTGATGTGTGTGGCGCCGGACTGGATCGGGCTGGACCGCGCTCAGACCCGGTGGCGGGCGATGAGCGCCGCCGAACGCGCCGCGTCCCGGCCGCTGATCCCGCCGGGCGAGGTCATCGCCGCCGTCCTGGACCTGATCCGCGCGGGGGCCGGTGGGCAGGTGGTGGAAATATGGGGCGGCGACCCGCCGGACCGGAAGTGA
- a CDS encoding FAD-dependent oxidoreductase codes for MRRAVIVGAGIAGLATAVRLGRDGWQTVIVERAPARRRSGYMVNLIGAGFDAAERLGLLSALTERDLGVFTTVLVRADGSPKFTVPAAVAEAAVGPRAMTVFRGDLEAVLFDQATALGGTAPDFRFGTTVTAVDQHPDGVRVELSDGTTEEADLLVGADGVQSRTRTMFFGPDFRVDFPYVVLAFPVAGDASGTAVTHIGPGRTAAVVNLGPERSSAFVTYRCDDPGAELSQGPAAALAGAVGDLAVGLPATVPDDAYFDRVSQVAMPRWSDGRIVLVGDAAWCVTLFAGHGATLALTGADRLGACLREHSSIPDALTAWEATLRPEVVRRQATAKRGMMQYAPPTRFHVAMNDLTMRAITLPGVRNLVRRAIERQSR; via the coding sequence ATGAGACGAGCGGTGATCGTCGGTGCGGGGATCGCGGGACTGGCCACGGCGGTACGGCTCGGGCGCGACGGGTGGCAGACCGTGATCGTCGAGCGGGCGCCCGCCCGGCGGCGCAGCGGCTACATGGTCAACCTGATCGGCGCCGGGTTCGACGCCGCCGAACGCCTCGGCCTGCTGTCCGCGTTGACCGAGAGGGATCTCGGCGTCTTCACCACGGTGCTGGTCCGGGCCGACGGCAGCCCGAAGTTCACCGTCCCGGCGGCGGTGGCCGAGGCGGCGGTCGGCCCGCGCGCCATGACCGTCTTCCGCGGCGATCTGGAGGCGGTGCTCTTCGACCAGGCCACGGCGCTGGGCGGGACCGCGCCGGACTTCCGCTTCGGGACGACCGTCACGGCCGTCGACCAGCACCCCGACGGGGTACGGGTGGAGCTCTCCGACGGCACGACGGAAGAGGCGGATCTGCTGGTCGGGGCGGACGGTGTGCAGTCCCGTACCCGGACGATGTTCTTCGGTCCTGACTTCCGGGTGGACTTCCCCTACGTGGTGCTGGCGTTTCCGGTGGCCGGCGACGCGTCCGGCACGGCGGTGACCCATATCGGACCGGGCCGCACGGCAGCGGTCGTCAATCTCGGGCCGGAGCGCTCCTCGGCGTTCGTCACCTACCGCTGTGACGACCCCGGCGCGGAACTCAGCCAGGGGCCCGCCGCCGCCCTGGCCGGCGCGGTCGGCGACCTGGCGGTCGGACTGCCGGCGACCGTGCCGGACGACGCCTACTTCGACCGGGTCAGCCAGGTCGCCATGCCCCGATGGAGCGACGGCCGGATCGTGCTCGTCGGCGACGCGGCCTGGTGCGTGACCCTGTTCGCGGGGCACGGGGCGACGCTCGCCCTGACCGGCGCCGACCGGCTCGGCGCCTGCCTCCGGGAGCACTCGTCGATTCCGGACGCGCTCACCGCGTGGGAGGCGACGCTCCGGCCCGAGGTGGTGAGACGGCAGGCCACCGCCAAGCGCGGGATGATGCAGTACGCGCCGCCGACCCGCTTCCACGTCGCCATGAACGACCTCACGATGCGAGCGATCACCCTGCCCGGAGTCCGCAACCTGGTCCGCCGGGCCATCGAACGCCAGAGCCGGTGA
- a CDS encoding MalY/PatB family protein has translation MAVDGNPLRRLSLDQLRRRTSEKWRTYPEDVLPVFVAEMDAPLADPVVRAITDAVRLGDTGYAAGSAYAEAVDGFARTRWGWKGVDPALTRVVPDVMAGILEVLGVISAPGRTVVVSSPTYPPYYAYVRRTGRTVAEAPLGADGRLDLAALDAAFARAGAGATYLLCNPQNPTGAVHTVTELSALAALADRHGVRVVSDEIFAPLVLAGASFVPYLSVPGASRGFALLSATKGWNLAGLKAALVVAGPDAAGDLAGIPQWVVEGASHVGVIAHTAAFRDGGQWLDAVLAGIGENRRLLASLLDTELPAVRYRPGEATYLAWLDCRELGLGDDPAAVFLEQGRVAFVPGPDFGTGGAGHVRLNIGTSPEVITEAVRRMVLR, from the coding sequence ATGGCTGTCGATGGAAACCCGCTGCGGCGCCTTTCTTTGGATCAACTTCGCCGCCGTACGAGTGAGAAGTGGCGCACCTATCCCGAGGATGTGCTGCCCGTCTTCGTGGCGGAGATGGACGCGCCGCTGGCGGATCCCGTCGTGCGGGCGATCACCGACGCGGTGCGGCTCGGCGACACCGGCTATGCGGCCGGCAGCGCGTACGCGGAGGCGGTGGACGGCTTCGCCCGTACCCGATGGGGGTGGAAAGGGGTTGATCCGGCGCTGACCCGGGTGGTCCCGGATGTGATGGCCGGGATCCTGGAGGTGCTCGGGGTGATCAGCGCGCCGGGGCGGACGGTGGTGGTGAGCAGCCCGACATATCCTCCCTACTACGCCTATGTTCGGCGGACCGGGCGGACGGTGGCGGAGGCGCCGCTCGGCGCGGACGGGCGGCTGGACCTCGCGGCGCTCGATGCCGCGTTCGCGCGGGCCGGGGCGGGCGCCACCTATCTGCTGTGCAACCCGCAGAACCCGACCGGCGCCGTGCACACGGTGACCGAGCTGTCCGCGCTGGCCGCCCTCGCCGATCGGCACGGGGTGCGAGTGGTGTCCGACGAGATCTTCGCGCCGCTGGTGCTGGCGGGGGCGTCGTTCGTGCCGTACCTCAGTGTGCCGGGCGCCTCGCGCGGGTTCGCGCTGCTCTCCGCGACGAAGGGCTGGAACCTGGCCGGGCTGAAGGCCGCCCTCGTCGTCGCCGGACCGGACGCCGCGGGCGATCTCGCCGGCATCCCGCAGTGGGTGGTGGAGGGGGCCAGCCACGTCGGCGTGATCGCGCACACCGCCGCGTTCCGGGACGGCGGTCAGTGGCTCGACGCGGTGCTGGCCGGCATCGGCGAGAACCGGCGGCTGCTGGCGTCGCTGCTGGACACGGAGTTGCCGGCGGTGCGGTACCGGCCGGGCGAGGCGACGTATCTGGCCTGGCTGGACTGCCGGGAGCTGGGGCTCGGCGACGATCCGGCGGCGGTGTTCCTGGAGCAGGGGCGGGTGGCGTTCGTGCCCGGCCCGGACTTCGGGACCGGTGGGGCCGGGCACGTGCGCCTCAACATCGGCACGTCGCCGGAGGTGATCACCGAGGCGGTGCGGCGGATGGTCCTCCGGTGA
- a CDS encoding VOC family protein, which produces MASRLSALRFDALDPGHLARFWSGLLGGETTADATLLPGDDTGFAIRFVLSDQPKAGLNQVHFDLSSNLSPQQETVDRALALGARHFDVGQKPEEDHVVLADPEGNEFCVIPAGNRFLAGCPPIGALSCDGTQAVGYFWSRALDWPLVWDQNEETAIRSPRGGPKVSWGGPPLNERTGRNRLRFELVPDGDHQAEAARLITLGATLVGTDEDSTRLADPDGNEFHLRSHQ; this is translated from the coding sequence ATGGCCAGCCGACTGTCCGCGCTCCGCTTCGACGCCCTCGACCCTGGGCATCTCGCCCGGTTCTGGTCCGGTCTGCTCGGCGGGGAGACGACCGCCGACGCCACACTGCTGCCCGGCGACGACACCGGCTTCGCGATCCGGTTCGTCCTCTCCGACCAGCCGAAAGCGGGCCTGAACCAGGTCCACTTCGACCTGTCCAGCAACCTGTCGCCGCAGCAGGAGACCGTCGACCGGGCCTTGGCGCTCGGCGCCCGGCACTTCGACGTCGGCCAGAAACCCGAGGAGGACCACGTCGTCCTCGCCGACCCGGAGGGCAACGAGTTCTGCGTGATCCCGGCCGGCAACCGGTTCCTCGCCGGCTGTCCCCCGATCGGCGCCCTCTCCTGCGACGGCACGCAGGCGGTCGGCTACTTCTGGAGCCGCGCCCTGGACTGGCCCCTGGTCTGGGACCAGAACGAGGAGACCGCGATCCGCTCCCCGCGCGGCGGCCCGAAGGTCAGCTGGGGCGGCCCACCCCTCAACGAGCGCACCGGCCGCAACCGCCTCCGGTTCGAGCTGGTCCCGGACGGCGACCACCAGGCCGAGGCAGCCCGCCTGATCACGCTGGGCGCCACACTGGTCGGCACCGACGAGGACAGCACGCGACTCGCCGACCCGGACGGCAACGAGTTCCACCTCCGCTCACACCAGTGA
- a CDS encoding prenyltransferase/squalene oxidase repeat-containing protein produces MDLDLDAAVSFVATHARALERRRLAFLLGRGQPEPVLAALDGYRNPDGGYGWALEPDLRSVTSQPVGAMHALEICAEIGDTGPERVPRLLDWLAEQSNDDGGIAFSLPFADTEGCAPHWVAAGPDSSLTMTAQLAAQAHRLARRNRTVARHPWLAAATAYCLDTMEGVAEEPHAIELMFAMYLLDSIAADDTRARALLERWTGFVRLDGPTPVAGGAEGEVLRPLDFTPHADAPSREWFSAEAIAADRERLAGEQRADGGWDVTFQTFSAAAALEWRGYATVQAVTVLTEAAGPRQAT; encoded by the coding sequence ATGGACTTGGATCTCGACGCCGCGGTCTCGTTCGTCGCCACCCACGCCCGGGCGCTGGAGCGACGCCGCCTCGCCTTCCTGCTCGGCCGGGGGCAGCCCGAGCCCGTGCTCGCCGCGCTGGACGGATACCGCAATCCGGACGGCGGGTACGGCTGGGCGCTCGAACCCGACCTGCGCTCGGTGACGAGTCAGCCGGTCGGCGCGATGCACGCCCTGGAGATCTGCGCGGAGATCGGCGACACCGGCCCGGAGCGGGTGCCCCGGCTGCTGGACTGGCTCGCCGAGCAGTCCAACGACGACGGCGGCATCGCCTTCAGCCTGCCGTTCGCGGACACCGAGGGATGCGCACCGCACTGGGTCGCCGCCGGTCCGGACTCGTCGCTGACGATGACCGCGCAGCTGGCGGCGCAGGCCCACCGGCTCGCGCGCCGCAACCGCACGGTGGCGCGGCACCCGTGGCTGGCCGCCGCGACGGCGTACTGCCTGGACACCATGGAGGGCGTCGCCGAGGAGCCGCACGCGATCGAGCTGATGTTCGCGATGTACCTCCTGGACTCGATCGCCGCCGACGACACCCGGGCGCGGGCGCTGCTGGAGCGGTGGACCGGTTTCGTTCGCCTGGACGGCCCGACGCCGGTGGCCGGCGGCGCGGAGGGCGAGGTGCTGCGTCCGCTCGACTTCACGCCGCACGCGGACGCGCCGTCGCGGGAGTGGTTCAGCGCCGAGGCGATCGCCGCCGACCGGGAGCGGCTCGCCGGTGAGCAGCGGGCGGACGGCGGCTGGGACGTCACGTTCCAGACGTTCAGCGCGGCGGCCGCCCTGGAGTGGCGCGGTTACGCCACGGTGCAGGCGGTCACGGTGCTGACCGAGGCGGCCGGTCCGCGCCAGGCGACGTAA
- a CDS encoding TetR/AcrR family transcriptional regulator, translated as MPRRSDNTRAAILAAARERFAADGFERATIRAIAADANIDPSMVMRYYGNKEGLFAAAAEFDLRLPDISEISPDAVGLTLVTHFFDRWSGDETLMALLRAAVTQDSAAERMRTIFAAQLGPVAARVTPDPDEAATRAGLVATQILGFALCRFVLRLPPVTDMDRDQAIAWLAPTIQRYLTAAG; from the coding sequence ATGCCACGCCGCTCCGACAACACCCGCGCCGCGATCCTGGCCGCCGCCCGCGAACGATTCGCCGCCGACGGCTTCGAGCGCGCCACCATTCGCGCGATCGCCGCCGACGCGAACATCGACCCGTCAATGGTGATGCGTTATTACGGCAACAAGGAGGGTTTGTTCGCGGCCGCCGCCGAGTTCGACCTCCGGCTTCCGGACATATCGGAAATTTCACCCGATGCCGTGGGCCTGACGCTTGTCACCCACTTCTTCGACAGGTGGTCCGGCGACGAGACGCTTATGGCGCTGCTCCGCGCGGCTGTCACCCAGGATTCCGCAGCGGAGCGGATGCGCACCATCTTCGCGGCACAGCTCGGTCCGGTGGCCGCCCGCGTCACCCCCGACCCGGACGAAGCAGCGACACGCGCGGGACTGGTCGCCACCCAGATCCTCGGCTTCGCGCTGTGTCGTTTCGTCCTGCGGCTCCCACCGGTGACCGACATGGACCGCGACCAGGCGATCGCCTGGCTGGCGCCCACCATCCAGCGCTACCTCACAGCCGCCGGATGA
- a CDS encoding molybdopterin cofactor-binding domain-containing protein — translation MDLGTFEASWLSVSCGHTPGCTENQPVHPSWLVVLPACHLDYGSAIAVLVSTGPMRVTAAVDVGVPVHPSGVTAQVEGGIMDAVSTVLGAQITVRDGAVVQSSFRDYAWARIGDCPEIDVILVPSHAPIGGLGELAYPPAAAAIASALAAGGDPVEGMPYGIGVG, via the coding sequence GTGGATCTTGGAACGTTCGAGGCGAGCTGGCTCTCAGTGTCGTGCGGGCACACGCCCGGGTGCACGGAGAACCAGCCGGTTCACCCGAGCTGGCTCGTAGTGCTGCCGGCGTGCCACCTGGATTACGGCTCGGCGATCGCGGTCCTGGTCTCGACCGGCCCGATGCGGGTGACGGCGGCCGTCGACGTCGGCGTCCCGGTGCACCCGTCCGGCGTGACGGCGCAGGTCGAGGGCGGGATCATGGACGCGGTGTCCACGGTTCTCGGTGCCCAGATCACGGTACGTGACGGCGCGGTCGTCCAGTCCTCGTTCCGGGACTACGCCTGGGCCCGCATCGGTGACTGCCCGGAGATCGACGTGATCCTGGTGCCGTCGCACGCCCCGATCGGCGGGCTCGGCGAGCTGGCCTATCCGCCGGCGGCCGCCGCGATCGCCTCGGCCCTGGCCGCCGGTGGCGACCCGGTGGAGGGAATGCCGTACGGCATCGGAGTAGGTTGA
- a CDS encoding MarR family winged helix-turn-helix transcriptional regulator translates to MEDVESWPTGRLLSAAARMVERRFDRFLTDLDLTHAGMIVLHHLEGGPLSQRELAHLCRVTDQTMSRTLERLARTGHAARTLDPQDRRRTLVALSEKGAEALAAARAEERRFERDLGYEQIRPQLIALIKKGSSIS, encoded by the coding sequence GTGGAGGACGTCGAATCCTGGCCGACCGGCCGCCTGCTCTCGGCCGCGGCGCGCATGGTGGAGCGACGGTTCGACCGCTTCCTGACCGACCTGGACCTCACCCACGCCGGGATGATCGTCCTGCATCATCTGGAGGGCGGCCCGCTCTCACAACGCGAGCTGGCCCACCTCTGCCGGGTCACGGATCAGACGATGAGCCGTACCCTCGAACGCCTTGCCCGCACCGGCCACGCCGCCCGCACGCTGGACCCGCAGGACCGGCGCCGCACCCTGGTCGCGCTCAGCGAGAAGGGCGCCGAGGCGCTGGCGGCGGCCCGCGCCGAGGAGCGGCGGTTCGAGCGCGATCTGGGGTACGAGCAGATCCGCCCGCAGCTGATCGCCCTGATCAAGAAGGGGTCCTCGATCAGTTGA
- a CDS encoding HAD family hydrolase produces MTIKALIFDFDGLLMDTETTLLDSWRWEWRRHGLELDPAGFFADHGGDINESRYAALAAAAGAGYDRETSHALRSAYRKELNAALQPAPGITGWLDRAADLGLRLAVASSSPLWHVGAMLDQAGLRSRFEVLATGEEVAAHKPDPAVYLLALERLGLPAGAAVAFEDTAHGVAAAHAAGLRCVAVPNPHADHARFTAAELLLTSAADRSLDEVLAALAPPGNPVRRRAEHGMLPADD; encoded by the coding sequence GTGACGATCAAGGCGCTGATCTTCGACTTCGACGGGCTGCTGATGGACACCGAGACCACGCTGCTGGACAGCTGGCGGTGGGAATGGCGGCGGCACGGCCTGGAACTCGACCCGGCCGGATTCTTCGCCGACCACGGCGGGGACATCAACGAGTCGCGGTACGCCGCCCTGGCCGCCGCCGCCGGAGCGGGATACGACCGGGAGACCAGTCATGCGCTGCGCAGCGCGTACCGCAAGGAGTTGAACGCCGCGCTGCAGCCGGCACCGGGCATCACCGGCTGGCTGGACCGGGCCGCCGACCTGGGACTGCGGCTCGCGGTGGCGAGCAGCTCCCCGCTCTGGCACGTCGGCGCGATGCTCGACCAGGCCGGGCTGCGGTCCCGCTTCGAGGTGCTCGCCACCGGCGAGGAGGTGGCCGCGCACAAGCCGGATCCGGCGGTCTACCTGCTGGCGCTGGAACGTCTCGGGCTGCCGGCCGGCGCGGCGGTCGCCTTCGAGGACACCGCGCACGGGGTCGCGGCCGCCCACGCGGCCGGGCTGCGGTGCGTGGCCGTCCCCAACCCGCATGCCGACCACGCCCGGTTCACCGCGGCCGAGCTGCTGCTGACCAGCGCGGCCGATCGGTCGCTGGACGAGGTGCTGGCGGCGCTCGCGCCGCCGGGAAATCCGGTGCGCCGCCGGGCCGAGCATGGGATGCTGCCCGCCGATGACTGA
- a CDS encoding VOC family protein → MIHHVQLACPRGAEDVSRLFYAGVLGLTEIPKPPVLAARGGCWFAGHGIELHLGVEDDFRPARKAHPGLLWPDLDGLAARLAAAGHPVVWGDDELPGMRRFHTEDAHGNRLEFLAALQ, encoded by the coding sequence GTGATCCATCACGTGCAACTGGCCTGCCCCCGCGGCGCGGAGGACGTCTCCCGGTTGTTCTACGCCGGCGTGCTGGGCCTGACCGAGATCCCCAAACCGCCCGTGCTCGCGGCCCGCGGCGGGTGCTGGTTCGCCGGTCACGGCATCGAGCTGCACCTCGGCGTCGAGGACGACTTCCGCCCCGCCCGCAAGGCGCACCCCGGCCTGCTCTGGCCCGACCTGGACGGCCTGGCCGCGCGCCTCGCCGCGGCCGGCCACCCGGTCGTGTGGGGCGACGACGAGCTGCCCGGCATGCGCCGCTTCCACACCGAGGACGCCCACGGCAACCGCCTGGAGTTCCTGGCCGCACTACAATGA
- a CDS encoding FAD-dependent monooxygenase — translation MIAIIGAGPTGLLLAGDLARAGVPVTVYERRTGASNLTRAFGVHARTLEVLDARGLADEIVAGGARIGSLRLFDRIRLDLSTLPSRFPYLLITPQYRVEQALERRALELGARIVRGAELTGVRQDDDRVTLEFPGRTEEAGYVVGADGVHSAVRTALRLPFPGRAVLTSIMLADVRLAEPPDDVLAVNAVGDAFAMVAPFGDGWYRIFAWDRRHQVDDTVPVTLDEIREVTRRVHGTDFGLTESRWLSRFHSDERQVPRYRNGRVFLAGDAAHVHSPAGGQGMNTGLQDAANLSWKLAATMTGEAAAGLLDTYQEERHPVGRLVLRSSGALIRMAMLRSRPARFARNAAGSALLALPAVTRRAAGVISGIGIDYPGAPRAADLPLRGGERLYEALREGRHVLITAGAVGHRDRLRVAAPMTDTDQAMLVRPDGYVAWRGPAASVSTVTACTVA, via the coding sequence ATGATTGCGATCATCGGAGCCGGACCGACCGGGCTGCTGCTCGCCGGAGATCTGGCCCGGGCCGGGGTGCCGGTCACCGTCTACGAGCGTCGTACCGGCGCCTCGAACCTCACCCGCGCCTTCGGTGTGCACGCCCGCACCCTGGAAGTGCTGGACGCCCGCGGACTCGCCGACGAGATCGTCGCCGGGGGCGCCCGGATCGGCAGCCTTCGGCTGTTCGACCGGATCCGGCTCGACCTGTCCACCCTGCCGTCCCGGTTCCCCTACCTGCTGATCACCCCGCAGTACCGGGTGGAGCAGGCACTGGAACGGCGGGCGCTCGAGCTCGGTGCCCGGATCGTGCGCGGCGCCGAACTCACCGGCGTGCGCCAGGACGACGACCGGGTCACGCTGGAGTTCCCCGGCCGGACCGAGGAAGCCGGCTATGTCGTGGGCGCCGACGGCGTGCACAGTGCCGTACGCACGGCTTTGCGTCTGCCTTTCCCGGGCCGGGCCGTGCTGACCTCGATCATGCTGGCGGACGTCCGGCTCGCGGAACCGCCGGACGACGTGCTGGCGGTGAACGCGGTCGGCGACGCGTTCGCGATGGTCGCGCCGTTCGGTGACGGCTGGTACCGGATCTTCGCCTGGGACCGCCGGCACCAGGTCGATGACACCGTGCCGGTCACCCTCGACGAGATCCGCGAGGTGACCCGGCGCGTCCACGGCACCGACTTCGGCCTGACCGAGTCCCGCTGGCTGTCCCGTTTCCACAGCGACGAGCGGCAGGTCCCGCGATACCGGAACGGCCGGGTCTTCCTCGCCGGGGACGCCGCTCACGTGCACTCGCCGGCCGGCGGGCAGGGCATGAACACCGGCCTGCAGGACGCCGCGAACCTGTCCTGGAAACTGGCCGCCACGATGACGGGGGAGGCCGCGGCGGGCCTGCTCGACACGTACCAGGAGGAACGTCACCCGGTCGGCAGGCTCGTGCTGCGCAGCAGCGGCGCCCTGATCCGGATGGCGATGCTGCGGTCGCGCCCGGCCCGGTTCGCGCGTAACGCCGCCGGTTCGGCCCTGCTCGCGCTCCCCGCGGTGACCCGGCGCGCGGCCGGGGTGATCTCCGGGATCGGCATCGACTATCCCGGCGCGCCGCGCGCCGCCGATCTCCCGCTGCGTGGGGGAGAGCGCCTCTACGAGGCGCTGCGCGAGGGCCGGCACGTGCTGATCACCGCCGGCGCCGTCGGGCACCGTGACCGTCTGCGCGTGGCGGCGCCGATGACCGACACCGATCAGGCGATGCTGGTCCGCCCCGACGGTTACGTCGCCTGGCGCGGACCGGCCGCCTCGGTCAGCACCGTGACCGCCTGCACCGTGGCGTAA